The nucleotide window GCCGGTCTCCGGGGTCGATATGCCGTCAAACACCCAGATGACCAGGTTCACCGCATCTCCCGACATGTTTTTGCGGTCTGTCCTGCTGCTTAAAGTGGACAAGGTAGATACTTGTTGTTTTTAAAGGAATTTATTAGACACATATTTAGTAAATATGAAATTACTAGTGCATTTGTTTGTTTTTCGTACATTATATAAGCACATACATTATAAAAATATATACAAGATCGATGGAAAACGACGATGTTTTAAGCCATACGGCAACGCCTTTATTTGACGTATGATCCACATTCAAAGGAAAAATAATATAAAAGACTGGTTGTGGGTAAGACCTCACACCTTTTCGACAACCGTCTTCTTCCGCGATAACGTTCAAATGATGTGCAGGTCCTTCCCGATCTTCTCGAACTTGCCGATGGCGAAGTCAAGGTCCTGCTCTCTAAGCGCAGCGTTCATGATGGTGCGGATGCGCGCCTTATCCTTCGACACCATGGGAAATACGATAGGCAAGGCGAAGACGCTTTCCTGGTAAAGCCGTTCGCTCAGCCTTTTTGCCTTGGCGCTGTCGCCCACCATGATCGGGATGATCGGCGTAACGGACCTCCCGGTGTCGAAGCCCAGGTCCTGCATGGCCTTCCGGAAATACTTGGTGCGCTCCCAGAGGTTGCGCACATGCTGCGGCTCGGTCTCCAGGACGTCTATCGCCCCGATGCAGGCGGCGGTCACCGCCGGGGGATGCGAGCCGCTCAAAAGCCAGGTACGAGATCTGTTCAGGGCGAAGTTCTTGAGGTCGAGCGAACCAGAGATGTGACCGCCAACGACGCCGAACGCTTTCGAGAACGTTCCCATCTCCACCTGTACGCTATTGTGGTCCAGGTCAAAATGGGAGACGATCCCGCGTCCTCCTTCCCCCAGAACACCTTCGCCATGGGCATCGTCCACATAGAGCATGGCACCATGCTCCTTGGCGAGTCTGGCTATCTGGTCCAGTGGGGCCATGTCCCCGTCCATGGAGAACACGCCATCGGTGATGATGAGAATACGGCGGTAGCTAGGTTGCTTCATCTCCGCTTCCTCAAGTTTCAATGCTAGATCGGCGACGTCGCAATGTCTGTATATGGCTCTCTCGGCGGTCGATAGGCGTACACCGTCGATGATGCTGCCATGGTTCAGTTCATCGGAGATGATAAGGTCGCCCTTTCCAACCAATTGTGGTATAAGTCCGGCATTGGCGGCGAAGCCGGTCTGGTACACGAGCGAGGCCGGTGTCCCCTTGAACTTGGCCAATCTCTCCTCCAGCTCCAGGTGTATGTCCATGGTGCCCGCTATCGGGCGCACGGAACCGGAGCCAACCCCATGGGAGTCCACGGCCATTTTGGCCAGTTCCTTCATGTGTGGGTGGTTGCTCAGGCTGAGGTAGTTATTGGAGCAGAACATGAGCACCCTCTTCCCATCCACATTGCACCAGGGTGTGCTGGCCCCTTGCAACTTGGCGATCCTCCAGTCCAAGGCTTGGTCGACCAGGTCCTGATACTCCTGTTTGAGGAACGA belongs to Methanomassiliicoccales archaeon and includes:
- a CDS encoding aminotransferase class I/II-fold pyridoxal phosphate-dependent enzyme yields the protein MRDPNSFLKQEYQDLVDQALDWRIAKLQGASTPWCNVDGKRVLMFCSNNYLSLSNHPHMKELAKMAVDSHGVGSGSVRPIAGTMDIHLELEERLAKFKGTPASLVYQTGFAANAGLIPQLVGKGDLIISDELNHGSIIDGVRLSTAERAIYRHCDVADLALKLEEAEMKQPSYRRILIITDGVFSMDGDMAPLDQIARLAKEHGAMLYVDDAHGEGVLGEGGRGIVSHFDLDHNSVQVEMGTFSKAFGVVGGHISGSLDLKNFALNRSRTWLLSGSHPPAVTAACIGAIDVLETEPQHVRNLWERTKYFRKAMQDLGFDTGRSVTPIIPIMVGDSAKAKRLSERLYQESVFALPIVFPMVSKDKARIRTIMNAALREQDLDFAIGKFEKIGKDLHII